The Rhopalosiphum maidis isolate BTI-1 chromosome 1, ASM367621v3, whole genome shotgun sequence genome has a segment encoding these proteins:
- the LOC113560562 gene encoding armadillo repeat-containing protein 8-like — MVPHPIFVMNAETSRYYIDNLYTQDNAKCYQALNFVKNSIMGSNKQKGIVIANGILPRLLQVLPDQSKTPDIRLETVVILGSLAKGTEDQVKALVDANVVTYIFNAFLIDDEPKFTEACLRCICTILQFPFSDYSVVFSDVAIIRKLIKIIEDSISNSICAMSILSYSCRTTAHQNILWEEGIGFILANLLNTELDDLSIATLKCFARVCQDNPMISAALEETEYNGKTMPEMLDSMRGGDRPTSMRLAASKCITCLYRAGALEVSDSKVMFGALPTLVRLCQNDQKWEHRVEAAEILAVLIEDDAELQSLASISNHLLQTLAEFVNYPAHPLGEYGGTYGEHRSKEMKQAAFKVFASLGANDEEIRKRIIETDNLIDHIVLGLKDPSPKVQLAAVRCLHSLSRSVQQLRTTFQDHSVWKPLMTLLEGASDEILSVTSSTLCNLLLEFSPSKEPILESGAIELFCSLTKRDDHSLRLNGIWALMNMAFQAEQKIKSQILSTLGTDQIFNLLSDSHINILMKTLGLLRNLLSTKPHIDYIMNLCGGDIIQAVMMILEGDHLPEVKEQALCILANIADGDIAKDYIMRNNEILKKIQEYMTNCNAKLQAAAIFCVSNLVWKEDSGAADRQAKLKEMGIFKLLQQLITTSDSLLFDKVKTALTQFSDS; from the exons atggttCCGCATCCGATATTCGTCATGAATGCTGAAACGTCTCGTTACTACATCGACAACCTGTACACGCAAGACAACGCAAAATGCTATCAGGCGCTCAACTTCGTAAAGAACTCCATCATGGGTAGCAACAAGCAGAAGGGAATAGTTATCGCCAACGGCATACTGCCCAGGCTTTTGCag gTTTTACCCGACCAATCAAAAACACCAGATATCCGTCTAGAAACTGTAGTAATACTTGGCTCATTGGCCAAAGGAACTGAAGACCAAGTTAAGGCACTGGTGGATGCAAATGTTGTGACATATATATTCAATGCTTTCCTCATTGATGATGAACCAAAATTTACAGAAGCGTGTCTTCGTTGCATATGTACCATTTTACAATTTCCTTTTTCTGATTATTCCGTTGTGTTTAGTGATGTAGCCATTATAAGAAAGTTGATTAAAATCATTGAAGATTCTATTAGCAACAGTATTTGTGCCATGTCTATACTATCTTATTCTTGTCGTACAACAGCTCATCAAAATATACTATGGGAAGAAGGGATCGGTTTTATTTTGGCTAATCTATTGAACACTGAACTGGACGATTTATCCATTGCCACATTGAAATGTTTTGCTCGCGTTTGTCAAGATAACCCAATGATTTCTGCAGCTTTAGAAGAGACTGAATATAATGGTAAGACAATGCCAGAAATGTTAGACTCTATGCGAGGTGGTGATCGACCTACTAGTATGCGTTTAGCCGCATCAAAATGCATAACGTGTCTCTATCGAGCAGGAGCATTAGAAGTAAGTGATTCTAAAGTAATGTTTGGAGCATTACCAACTCTTGTGCGTTTATGTCAAAATGATCAAAAATGGGAACATCGTGTTGAAGCAGCTGAAATTTTAGCTGTACTCATCGAGGATGATGCTGAACTTCAGTCATTAGCAAGTATATCAAATCACCTGTTACAAACTCTAGCAGAGTTTGTGAATTATCCTGCACATCCCTTGGGGGAATATGGTGGCACTTATGGAGAACATAGGTCTAAAGAAATGAAACAAGCTGCtttcaaa GTATTTGCATCTCTTGGGGCAAATGATGAAGAAATTCGCAAGCGTATAATTGAAACTGACAATTTAATTGATCATATAGTTTTAGGTCTGAAAGATCCTAGCCCTAAAGTGCAATTAGCTGCTGTTCGATGTTTACATTCTTTGTCACGTTCTGTCCAGCAACTACGTACAACTTTTCAAGATCATTCAGTTTGGAAACCTTTAATGACATTATTAGAAGGTGCTTCTGATGAAATTCTGAGTGTTACCTCGTCCACACTATGTAaccttttattagaattttcaCCATCCAAAGAACCCATCTTAGAGTCAGGAGCTATAGAACTATTTTGCAGTTTAACTAAACGAGATGATCATTCATTAAGACTTAATGGTATATGGGCATTAATGAATATGGCATTCCAAGcagaacaaaaaattaaatcacaaaTCCTAAGTACTTTGGGAACTGAccaaatattcaatttgttaTCTGATTCTCATATCAACATTCTAATGAAAACATTAGGACTGTTAAGAAATTTGCTTTCGACAAAACCTCACATTGACTATATAATGAACCTCTGCGGTGGTGATATAATACAGGCAGTGATGATGATTCTCGAAGGCGATCATTTGCCGGAGGTAAAGGAACAGGCATTGTGTATTTTAGCCAACATTGCTGATGGTGACATTGCTAAAGATTACATAATgagaaataatgaaattctgaaaaaaatacaagaataCATGACAAATTGTAATGCAAAATTACAAGCTGCagcaatattttgtgtttctAATCTTGTGTGGAAAGAAGATAGTGGTGCAGCTGACAGACAAGCCAAATTAAAGGAAATGggcatttttaaacttttgcaGCAATTGATAACAACATCGGATTCATTGTTGTTTGACAAAGTAAAAACTGCATTGACCCAGTTTTCAGACTCTTGA